The Prinia subflava isolate CZ2003 ecotype Zambia chromosome 21, Cam_Psub_1.2, whole genome shotgun sequence genome window below encodes:
- the FHAD1 gene encoding forkhead-associated domain-containing protein 1 isoform X1: protein MRAFLKGSEGCFQLKGDTTTIGSRTGADIVLQGAGVADRHAALEFCTSDNSFILRDFNSPHGTFVNSCQVQNAAVRVRPGDILSFGTAGASFELVLDGAAQVSCPPLKRRVGWSGQLQVVAEPKACTPASPPCLPLLQWQLPPGSLGRGAPRAPGHTPQLELPRRPVSARDRSTASATSLHTCSRTSALRPVSASFSGVGASSVGRAPALGTHKVDLLLQEKQGEKLLEKEMGHVFGLETELKGKDVVIRDIQEEIAAMAKKLAQAAVRNEDELTQKLLTFNRELGAQTEEIKALREQISDLQKGSNQVFSNFLHERDLEIGRLRRESEKLKRDQALTAGLVSNMRRELLQKEQKIQKLQQETEKLNKENREKDNQLAVVSAKCSRIKEETKCELGEQELISCRNRIEELEQDLQGLQEEIQKHESIQKQLAEKAKAEEELKAAWSRQAGQLREAERRERLLRSALQRAGEQLESFKTQVMQVCSPSAAGSTGKSVTEQQVIEKVRQISDENQQSHERERSLQEELSSRLAKEKEVSADIEAFKNSLQKLQACLRSPCSSASLRGELGQLEVLCLGPSVSAIRTTVLDMARGPLSWLEAAEQLLDSAGMELHTSGKGLLAALRSFSEKSQEMAQRNQMLQEQLEKLQELQAELLQEHTKELEAKHEQDLQIKIQQIILEKDKESKQILESAVTEEKDKCKKCVEEEQKKIKELESHLRSMAEATAKKAEEQEMTEGKLREALHELKKIAAQEAMLQQQVLQQDQQLRAAQEENELQKQKLQEEVAGYREQSKQHSLTILALEDRLLEATQQLEVLEEEKAALGEKMEGLQCDAHRSASGAWLQICPAMESHVCLGKLQEELAVAQGTLLEKQAVISRLSRELAETRARMSDMRGELREEQKVELEHSQRQLKHREREVSQLREKLSEMSSLVEEKDRALKAAAEELSQAQRPCPLRDASQQTLETPEDAPRTPVQLAELWVLAVQEPPSDLAELGVKCRGLRHEETIQRQKEGLAELRERVKMLEKRQCSGAVKSNSEPLVVWRKDFPEKMVQQRGLELEPAPVSGEKLKAGKVPAGGSFSITNSTVSLDKAEAAGLGEQMYLDVIGALGSLMEMKELSGMQPLKHLPQEKRAEVGLQRQEALELLYKKIRNLQVHLKRKEETLKDYEGSVEQLRATEQKSNVKRGKVLPVLCSGTFCSLRQSQDALQRCQEDLSKLQDEAHREAEEKALLQEALRRLQLQLGQERRLRQAGKRHKVRRQHPALLCVQQAAPPLGNHPQSGQSDHPTPSSCSVCNRQLHLLGTIHRGVSQTIPRGCWRFQAPSAQPQHRGSIP from the exons GCTGCCCAG GTGTCCTGTCCCCCCTTGAAACGTCGTGTAGGGTGGAGTGGGCAGCTCCAGGTGGTTGCAGAGCCCAAAGCCTGCACTCCTGCATCTCCTCCGTGCCTGCCCTTGCTGCAGTGGCAGCTTCCCCCCGGctccctgggcaggggggcCCCCAGAGCCCCCGGCCACACgccccagctggagctgccaaggCGACCTGTGAGTGCCCGGGACAGGAGCACGGCCAGTGCCACCTCTCTGCACACCTGCAGCAGGACCTCTGCCCTGAGACCAG TCTCAgccagcttctctggtgttggtgCAAGCAGTGTGGGGAGAGCCCCTGCCCTAGGGACTCACAAGGTGGATCtcctcctgcaggagaag CAgggtgagaagctgctggagaaggaaatggGTCACGTTTTTGGTTTAGAAACAGAGTTAAAGGGAAAGGATGTGGTGATAAGAGACATACAGGAGGAGATCGCAGCCATGGCAAAGAAACTGGCCCAGGCAGCAGTGAGGAACGAGGATGAGCTCACCCAGAAGCTGCTCACCTTCAACAGAGAGCTGGGAGCCCAAACAGAGGAGATCAAAGCCCTGAGGGAACAG ATCAGTGACCTGCAGAAAGGCTCAAACCAAGTTTTCAGCAATTTCCTCCATGAAAGGGACCTGGAGATCGGGAGACTGCGGAGAGAAAGTGAGAAGTTGAAGAGGGACCAGGCCTTGACTGCAG GTCTGGTGAGCAACATGCGAAGGGAGCTCCtgcaaaaggagcagaaaatcCAGAAACTCCAGCAAGAGACTGAAAAACTGAATAAGGAAAACCGAGAGAAGGACAATCAGCTGGCTGTGGTTTCAGCCAAG TGCTCGAGaattaaagaagaaacaaagtGTGAACTCGGAGAGCAAGAGCTAATCTCCTGCAGAAAT CGCAtagaggagctggagcaggacctgcaggggctgcaggaggagatcCAGAAGCATGAGAGCATCCAAAAGCAACTGGCTGAGAAAGCCAAG gcagaggaggaactGAAGGCAGCCTGGTCTCGGCAGGCGGGGCAGCTGCGGGAGGCGGAGCGCAGGGAGCGCCTGCTGCGCTCTGCCCTGCAGCGAGCCGGGGAGCAG ctggagtcCTTCAAGACCCAAGTGATGCAAGTCTGTTCTCCatcagcagctggcagcacagggaaatcTGTAACAGAGCAGCAG GTGATAGAGAAGGTCAGGCAGATCTCTGATGAAAACCAACAGAGTCATGAGAGAGAGAGGAGTCTGCAGGAGGAATTAAGCTCCAGGCTGGCAAAGGAGAAGGAGGTGTCTGCAGACATCGAGGCGTTCAAGAACTCCCTGCAGAAGCTCCAG GCTTGCCTGAGgagcccctgcagcagtgccagcctgcgaggggagctggggcagctggaggtgcTGTGCCTGGGTCCCTCTGTCTCGGCCATCAGGACAACAGTGCTGGACATGGCACGTGGccccctgtcctggctggaggctgcagagcagctcctggacagtgcagggatggagctgcacaCCTCTGGCAAAG GGCTGTTGGCCGCTCTCAGGAGCTTCTCGGAAAAGAGTCAGGAGATGGCACAGAGGAATCAGATGCTGCAg GAGCAATTAGAgaagctccaggagctgcaggcagagctgctgcaggagcacacGAAGGAGCTGGAAGCAAAACATGAGCAAGACTTACAGATAAAAATCCAGCAAATTATCCTGGAAAAGGACAAGGAGAGCAAACAG ATTCTGGAAAGTGCTGTCACCGAGGAGAAGGACAAGTGCAAGAAATGTGTGGAGGAAGAACAGAAGAAGATAAAAGAGTTGGAAAGCCACCTCAGAAGCATGGCTGAG GCAACAGCAAagaaggcagaggagcaggaaatgACAGAGGGAAAACTGAGAGAAGCTTTGCACGAGCTGAAGAAAATCGCTGCACAAGAG GCAATGTTACAGCAGCAGGTGCttcagcaggaccagcagctcagggctgcccaGGAGGAAAATGAGTTACAGAAGCAGAAACTGCAAGAAGAAGTTGCAGGATACAGGGAGCAAAGCAAGCAGCATTCCCTGACCATCTTGGCTTTGGAGGACAGGCTGCTGGAGGCCactcagcagctggaagtgctggaggaggaaaaggcagcacttggggaaaaaatggaag GACTTCAGTGTGATGCCCACAGGTCAGCATCGGGAGCTTGGCTGCAGATTTGTCCTGCCATGGAGTCTCATGTTTGTCTGGG GaaactgcaggaggagctggcagtggcGCAGGGCACGCTCCTGGAGAAGCAGGCAGTCATCAGCAggctcagcagggagctggcagaaacCAGAGCCAGGATGTCGGACATGAGAG GGGAGCTGAGGGAAGAGCAGAAGgtggagctggagcacagccagAGGCAGCTGAAACACCGGGAGCGGGAAGTGAGCCAGCTCAGGGAGAAGCTATCCGAGATGTCCAGCCTTGTGGAGGAGAAGGATCGGgccctgaaagcagcagctgaagagtTGAG CCAAGCCCAAAGACCCTGCCCTCTGAGGGATGCTTCCCAGCAAACACTGGAGACCCCAGAGGATGCTCCCAGGACACCAGTGCAG cttgccgagctgtgggtgctggctgtgcag GAGCCACCATCAGACTTGGCTGAGCTTGGTGTAAAATGCCGAGGGCTCAGGCATGAGGAAACCATCCAACGCCAAAAGGAAGGGTTGGCCGAGCTCAGGGAGAGAGTGAAGATGTTGGAGAAGAGACAGTGCTCAG GTGCTGTGAAGAGCAATTCCGAGCCCCTGGTAGTCTGGAGGAAAGACTTCCCAGAGAAAATGGTCCAACAAAGAGGTCTTGAGCTGGAACCTGCACCTGTGTCAGGAGAAAAACTCAAGGCTGGCAAA GTTCCTGCTGGGGGCTCGTTCAGCATCACCAACAGCACAGTGAGCTTGGACAAGGCTGAGGCAGCAGGCTTGGGTGAGCAGATG TACCTTGATGTAATCGGTGCTCTGGGAAGCCTGATGGAGATGAAGGAGCTGTCAGGAATGCAGCCTCTGAAGCACCTTCCTCAGGAGAAGAGGGCAGAAGTAGGACTGCAGAGACAAGAGGCCCTGGAGCTGTTGTACAAAAAGATCAGGAACCTCCAGGTTCacttgaaaaggaaagaagaaacgCTGAAAGATTATGAGGGAAGTGTGGAGCAGCTCAG GGCCACAGAACAAAAGTCAAATGTCAAGAGGGGAAAGGTCCTCCCAGTTTTGTGCAGTGGTaccttctgcagcctcag gcagagccaaGATGCCCTGCAGAGGTGCCAGGAGGATCTGTCCAAGCTGCAGGATGAAGCCcacagggaggcagaggagaaggctctgCTGCAAGAGGCTCTGcggaggctgcagctccagctgggccAGGAGAGGAGGCTGCGGCAAGCGGGCAAACGGCACAAGGTGAGGaggcagcacccagctctgctctgtgtgcaaCAGGCAGCTCCACCTCTTGGGAACCATCCACAGAGTGGTCAGTCAGACCATCCcacacccagctcctgctccgtGTGCAACAGGCAGCTCCACCTCTTGGGAACCATCCACAGAGGGGTCAGTCAGACCATCCCAAGAGGCTGCTGGAGGTTCCAGGCCCCCAGTGCTCAGCCACAGCACCGTGGCAGCATCCCTTGA
- the FHAD1 gene encoding forkhead-associated domain-containing protein 1 isoform X2, with the protein MRAFLKGSEGCFQLKGDTTTIGSRTGADIVLQGAGVADRHAALEFCTSDNSFILRDFNSPHGTFVNSCQVQNAAVRVRPGDILSFGTAGASFELVLDGAAQVSCPPLKRRVGWSGQLQVVAEPKACTPASPPCLPLLQWQLPPGSLGRGAPRAPGHTPQLELPRRPVSARDRSTASATSLHTCSRTSALRPVSASFSGVGASSVGRAPALGTHKVDLLLQEKGEKLLEKEMGHVFGLETELKGKDVVIRDIQEEIAAMAKKLAQAAVRNEDELTQKLLTFNRELGAQTEEIKALREQISDLQKGSNQVFSNFLHERDLEIGRLRRESEKLKRDQALTAGLVSNMRRELLQKEQKIQKLQQETEKLNKENREKDNQLAVVSAKCSRIKEETKCELGEQELISCRNRIEELEQDLQGLQEEIQKHESIQKQLAEKAKAEEELKAAWSRQAGQLREAERRERLLRSALQRAGEQLESFKTQVMQVCSPSAAGSTGKSVTEQQVIEKVRQISDENQQSHERERSLQEELSSRLAKEKEVSADIEAFKNSLQKLQACLRSPCSSASLRGELGQLEVLCLGPSVSAIRTTVLDMARGPLSWLEAAEQLLDSAGMELHTSGKGLLAALRSFSEKSQEMAQRNQMLQEQLEKLQELQAELLQEHTKELEAKHEQDLQIKIQQIILEKDKESKQILESAVTEEKDKCKKCVEEEQKKIKELESHLRSMAEATAKKAEEQEMTEGKLREALHELKKIAAQEAMLQQQVLQQDQQLRAAQEENELQKQKLQEEVAGYREQSKQHSLTILALEDRLLEATQQLEVLEEEKAALGEKMEGLQCDAHRSASGAWLQICPAMESHVCLGKLQEELAVAQGTLLEKQAVISRLSRELAETRARMSDMRGELREEQKVELEHSQRQLKHREREVSQLREKLSEMSSLVEEKDRALKAAAEELSQAQRPCPLRDASQQTLETPEDAPRTPVQLAELWVLAVQEPPSDLAELGVKCRGLRHEETIQRQKEGLAELRERVKMLEKRQCSGAVKSNSEPLVVWRKDFPEKMVQQRGLELEPAPVSGEKLKAGKVPAGGSFSITNSTVSLDKAEAAGLGEQMYLDVIGALGSLMEMKELSGMQPLKHLPQEKRAEVGLQRQEALELLYKKIRNLQVHLKRKEETLKDYEGSVEQLRATEQKSNVKRGKVLPVLCSGTFCSLRQSQDALQRCQEDLSKLQDEAHREAEEKALLQEALRRLQLQLGQERRLRQAGKRHKVRRQHPALLCVQQAAPPLGNHPQSGQSDHPTPSSCSVCNRQLHLLGTIHRGVSQTIPRGCWRFQAPSAQPQHRGSIP; encoded by the exons GCTGCCCAG GTGTCCTGTCCCCCCTTGAAACGTCGTGTAGGGTGGAGTGGGCAGCTCCAGGTGGTTGCAGAGCCCAAAGCCTGCACTCCTGCATCTCCTCCGTGCCTGCCCTTGCTGCAGTGGCAGCTTCCCCCCGGctccctgggcaggggggcCCCCAGAGCCCCCGGCCACACgccccagctggagctgccaaggCGACCTGTGAGTGCCCGGGACAGGAGCACGGCCAGTGCCACCTCTCTGCACACCTGCAGCAGGACCTCTGCCCTGAGACCAG TCTCAgccagcttctctggtgttggtgCAAGCAGTGTGGGGAGAGCCCCTGCCCTAGGGACTCACAAGGTGGATCtcctcctgcaggagaag ggtgagaagctgctggagaaggaaatggGTCACGTTTTTGGTTTAGAAACAGAGTTAAAGGGAAAGGATGTGGTGATAAGAGACATACAGGAGGAGATCGCAGCCATGGCAAAGAAACTGGCCCAGGCAGCAGTGAGGAACGAGGATGAGCTCACCCAGAAGCTGCTCACCTTCAACAGAGAGCTGGGAGCCCAAACAGAGGAGATCAAAGCCCTGAGGGAACAG ATCAGTGACCTGCAGAAAGGCTCAAACCAAGTTTTCAGCAATTTCCTCCATGAAAGGGACCTGGAGATCGGGAGACTGCGGAGAGAAAGTGAGAAGTTGAAGAGGGACCAGGCCTTGACTGCAG GTCTGGTGAGCAACATGCGAAGGGAGCTCCtgcaaaaggagcagaaaatcCAGAAACTCCAGCAAGAGACTGAAAAACTGAATAAGGAAAACCGAGAGAAGGACAATCAGCTGGCTGTGGTTTCAGCCAAG TGCTCGAGaattaaagaagaaacaaagtGTGAACTCGGAGAGCAAGAGCTAATCTCCTGCAGAAAT CGCAtagaggagctggagcaggacctgcaggggctgcaggaggagatcCAGAAGCATGAGAGCATCCAAAAGCAACTGGCTGAGAAAGCCAAG gcagaggaggaactGAAGGCAGCCTGGTCTCGGCAGGCGGGGCAGCTGCGGGAGGCGGAGCGCAGGGAGCGCCTGCTGCGCTCTGCCCTGCAGCGAGCCGGGGAGCAG ctggagtcCTTCAAGACCCAAGTGATGCAAGTCTGTTCTCCatcagcagctggcagcacagggaaatcTGTAACAGAGCAGCAG GTGATAGAGAAGGTCAGGCAGATCTCTGATGAAAACCAACAGAGTCATGAGAGAGAGAGGAGTCTGCAGGAGGAATTAAGCTCCAGGCTGGCAAAGGAGAAGGAGGTGTCTGCAGACATCGAGGCGTTCAAGAACTCCCTGCAGAAGCTCCAG GCTTGCCTGAGgagcccctgcagcagtgccagcctgcgaggggagctggggcagctggaggtgcTGTGCCTGGGTCCCTCTGTCTCGGCCATCAGGACAACAGTGCTGGACATGGCACGTGGccccctgtcctggctggaggctgcagagcagctcctggacagtgcagggatggagctgcacaCCTCTGGCAAAG GGCTGTTGGCCGCTCTCAGGAGCTTCTCGGAAAAGAGTCAGGAGATGGCACAGAGGAATCAGATGCTGCAg GAGCAATTAGAgaagctccaggagctgcaggcagagctgctgcaggagcacacGAAGGAGCTGGAAGCAAAACATGAGCAAGACTTACAGATAAAAATCCAGCAAATTATCCTGGAAAAGGACAAGGAGAGCAAACAG ATTCTGGAAAGTGCTGTCACCGAGGAGAAGGACAAGTGCAAGAAATGTGTGGAGGAAGAACAGAAGAAGATAAAAGAGTTGGAAAGCCACCTCAGAAGCATGGCTGAG GCAACAGCAAagaaggcagaggagcaggaaatgACAGAGGGAAAACTGAGAGAAGCTTTGCACGAGCTGAAGAAAATCGCTGCACAAGAG GCAATGTTACAGCAGCAGGTGCttcagcaggaccagcagctcagggctgcccaGGAGGAAAATGAGTTACAGAAGCAGAAACTGCAAGAAGAAGTTGCAGGATACAGGGAGCAAAGCAAGCAGCATTCCCTGACCATCTTGGCTTTGGAGGACAGGCTGCTGGAGGCCactcagcagctggaagtgctggaggaggaaaaggcagcacttggggaaaaaatggaag GACTTCAGTGTGATGCCCACAGGTCAGCATCGGGAGCTTGGCTGCAGATTTGTCCTGCCATGGAGTCTCATGTTTGTCTGGG GaaactgcaggaggagctggcagtggcGCAGGGCACGCTCCTGGAGAAGCAGGCAGTCATCAGCAggctcagcagggagctggcagaaacCAGAGCCAGGATGTCGGACATGAGAG GGGAGCTGAGGGAAGAGCAGAAGgtggagctggagcacagccagAGGCAGCTGAAACACCGGGAGCGGGAAGTGAGCCAGCTCAGGGAGAAGCTATCCGAGATGTCCAGCCTTGTGGAGGAGAAGGATCGGgccctgaaagcagcagctgaagagtTGAG CCAAGCCCAAAGACCCTGCCCTCTGAGGGATGCTTCCCAGCAAACACTGGAGACCCCAGAGGATGCTCCCAGGACACCAGTGCAG cttgccgagctgtgggtgctggctgtgcag GAGCCACCATCAGACTTGGCTGAGCTTGGTGTAAAATGCCGAGGGCTCAGGCATGAGGAAACCATCCAACGCCAAAAGGAAGGGTTGGCCGAGCTCAGGGAGAGAGTGAAGATGTTGGAGAAGAGACAGTGCTCAG GTGCTGTGAAGAGCAATTCCGAGCCCCTGGTAGTCTGGAGGAAAGACTTCCCAGAGAAAATGGTCCAACAAAGAGGTCTTGAGCTGGAACCTGCACCTGTGTCAGGAGAAAAACTCAAGGCTGGCAAA GTTCCTGCTGGGGGCTCGTTCAGCATCACCAACAGCACAGTGAGCTTGGACAAGGCTGAGGCAGCAGGCTTGGGTGAGCAGATG TACCTTGATGTAATCGGTGCTCTGGGAAGCCTGATGGAGATGAAGGAGCTGTCAGGAATGCAGCCTCTGAAGCACCTTCCTCAGGAGAAGAGGGCAGAAGTAGGACTGCAGAGACAAGAGGCCCTGGAGCTGTTGTACAAAAAGATCAGGAACCTCCAGGTTCacttgaaaaggaaagaagaaacgCTGAAAGATTATGAGGGAAGTGTGGAGCAGCTCAG GGCCACAGAACAAAAGTCAAATGTCAAGAGGGGAAAGGTCCTCCCAGTTTTGTGCAGTGGTaccttctgcagcctcag gcagagccaaGATGCCCTGCAGAGGTGCCAGGAGGATCTGTCCAAGCTGCAGGATGAAGCCcacagggaggcagaggagaaggctctgCTGCAAGAGGCTCTGcggaggctgcagctccagctgggccAGGAGAGGAGGCTGCGGCAAGCGGGCAAACGGCACAAGGTGAGGaggcagcacccagctctgctctgtgtgcaaCAGGCAGCTCCACCTCTTGGGAACCATCCACAGAGTGGTCAGTCAGACCATCCcacacccagctcctgctccgtGTGCAACAGGCAGCTCCACCTCTTGGGAACCATCCACAGAGGGGTCAGTCAGACCATCCCAAGAGGCTGCTGGAGGTTCCAGGCCCCCAGTGCTCAGCCACAGCACCGTGGCAGCATCCCTTGA
- the FHAD1 gene encoding forkhead-associated domain-containing protein 1 isoform X8, whose translation MRAFLKGSEGCFQLKGDTTTIGSRTGADIVLQGAGVADRHAALEFCTSDNSFILRDFNSPHGTFVNSCQVQNAAVRVRPGDILSFGTAGASFELVLDGAAQVSCPPLKRRVGWSGQLQVVAEPKACTPASPPCLPLLQWQLPPGSLGRGAPRAPGHTPQLELPRRPVSARDRSTASATSLHTCSRTSALRPVSASFSGVGASSVGRAPALGTHKVDLLLQEKISDLQKGSNQVFSNFLHERDLEIGRLRRESEKLKRDQALTAGLVSNMRRELLQKEQKIQKLQQETEKLNKENREKDNQLAVVSAKCSRIKEETKCELGEQELISCRNRIEELEQDLQGLQEEIQKHESIQKQLAEKAKAEEELKAAWSRQAGQLREAERRERLLRSALQRAGEQLESFKTQVMQVCSPSAAGSTGKSVTEQQVIEKVRQISDENQQSHERERSLQEELSSRLAKEKEVSADIEAFKNSLQKLQACLRSPCSSASLRGELGQLEVLCLGPSVSAIRTTVLDMARGPLSWLEAAEQLLDSAGMELHTSGKGLLAALRSFSEKSQEMAQRNQMLQEQLEKLQELQAELLQEHTKELEAKHEQDLQIKIQQIILEKDKESKQILESAVTEEKDKCKKCVEEEQKKIKELESHLRSMAEATAKKAEEQEMTEGKLREALHELKKIAAQEAMLQQQVLQQDQQLRAAQEENELQKQKLQEEVAGYREQSKQHSLTILALEDRLLEATQQLEVLEEEKAALGEKMEGLQCDAHRSASGAWLQICPAMESHVCLGKLQEELAVAQGTLLEKQAVISRLSRELAETRARMSDMRGELREEQKVELEHSQRQLKHREREVSQLREKLSEMSSLVEEKDRALKAAAEELSQAQRPCPLRDASQQTLETPEDAPRTPVQLAELWVLAVQEPPSDLAELGVKCRGLRHEETIQRQKEGLAELRERVKMLEKRQCSGAVKSNSEPLVVWRKDFPEKMVQQRGLELEPAPVSGEKLKAGKVPAGGSFSITNSTVSLDKAEAAGLGEQMYLDVIGALGSLMEMKELSGMQPLKHLPQEKRAEVGLQRQEALELLYKKIRNLQVHLKRKEETLKDYEGSVEQLRATEQKSNVKRGKVLPVLCSGTFCSLRQSQDALQRCQEDLSKLQDEAHREAEEKALLQEALRRLQLQLGQERRLRQAGKRHKVRRQHPALLCVQQAAPPLGNHPQSGQSDHPTPSSCSVCNRQLHLLGTIHRGVSQTIPRGCWRFQAPSAQPQHRGSIP comes from the exons GCTGCCCAG GTGTCCTGTCCCCCCTTGAAACGTCGTGTAGGGTGGAGTGGGCAGCTCCAGGTGGTTGCAGAGCCCAAAGCCTGCACTCCTGCATCTCCTCCGTGCCTGCCCTTGCTGCAGTGGCAGCTTCCCCCCGGctccctgggcaggggggcCCCCAGAGCCCCCGGCCACACgccccagctggagctgccaaggCGACCTGTGAGTGCCCGGGACAGGAGCACGGCCAGTGCCACCTCTCTGCACACCTGCAGCAGGACCTCTGCCCTGAGACCAG TCTCAgccagcttctctggtgttggtgCAAGCAGTGTGGGGAGAGCCCCTGCCCTAGGGACTCACAAGGTGGATCtcctcctgcaggagaag ATCAGTGACCTGCAGAAAGGCTCAAACCAAGTTTTCAGCAATTTCCTCCATGAAAGGGACCTGGAGATCGGGAGACTGCGGAGAGAAAGTGAGAAGTTGAAGAGGGACCAGGCCTTGACTGCAG GTCTGGTGAGCAACATGCGAAGGGAGCTCCtgcaaaaggagcagaaaatcCAGAAACTCCAGCAAGAGACTGAAAAACTGAATAAGGAAAACCGAGAGAAGGACAATCAGCTGGCTGTGGTTTCAGCCAAG TGCTCGAGaattaaagaagaaacaaagtGTGAACTCGGAGAGCAAGAGCTAATCTCCTGCAGAAAT CGCAtagaggagctggagcaggacctgcaggggctgcaggaggagatcCAGAAGCATGAGAGCATCCAAAAGCAACTGGCTGAGAAAGCCAAG gcagaggaggaactGAAGGCAGCCTGGTCTCGGCAGGCGGGGCAGCTGCGGGAGGCGGAGCGCAGGGAGCGCCTGCTGCGCTCTGCCCTGCAGCGAGCCGGGGAGCAG ctggagtcCTTCAAGACCCAAGTGATGCAAGTCTGTTCTCCatcagcagctggcagcacagggaaatcTGTAACAGAGCAGCAG GTGATAGAGAAGGTCAGGCAGATCTCTGATGAAAACCAACAGAGTCATGAGAGAGAGAGGAGTCTGCAGGAGGAATTAAGCTCCAGGCTGGCAAAGGAGAAGGAGGTGTCTGCAGACATCGAGGCGTTCAAGAACTCCCTGCAGAAGCTCCAG GCTTGCCTGAGgagcccctgcagcagtgccagcctgcgaggggagctggggcagctggaggtgcTGTGCCTGGGTCCCTCTGTCTCGGCCATCAGGACAACAGTGCTGGACATGGCACGTGGccccctgtcctggctggaggctgcagagcagctcctggacagtgcagggatggagctgcacaCCTCTGGCAAAG GGCTGTTGGCCGCTCTCAGGAGCTTCTCGGAAAAGAGTCAGGAGATGGCACAGAGGAATCAGATGCTGCAg GAGCAATTAGAgaagctccaggagctgcaggcagagctgctgcaggagcacacGAAGGAGCTGGAAGCAAAACATGAGCAAGACTTACAGATAAAAATCCAGCAAATTATCCTGGAAAAGGACAAGGAGAGCAAACAG ATTCTGGAAAGTGCTGTCACCGAGGAGAAGGACAAGTGCAAGAAATGTGTGGAGGAAGAACAGAAGAAGATAAAAGAGTTGGAAAGCCACCTCAGAAGCATGGCTGAG GCAACAGCAAagaaggcagaggagcaggaaatgACAGAGGGAAAACTGAGAGAAGCTTTGCACGAGCTGAAGAAAATCGCTGCACAAGAG GCAATGTTACAGCAGCAGGTGCttcagcaggaccagcagctcagggctgcccaGGAGGAAAATGAGTTACAGAAGCAGAAACTGCAAGAAGAAGTTGCAGGATACAGGGAGCAAAGCAAGCAGCATTCCCTGACCATCTTGGCTTTGGAGGACAGGCTGCTGGAGGCCactcagcagctggaagtgctggaggaggaaaaggcagcacttggggaaaaaatggaag GACTTCAGTGTGATGCCCACAGGTCAGCATCGGGAGCTTGGCTGCAGATTTGTCCTGCCATGGAGTCTCATGTTTGTCTGGG GaaactgcaggaggagctggcagtggcGCAGGGCACGCTCCTGGAGAAGCAGGCAGTCATCAGCAggctcagcagggagctggcagaaacCAGAGCCAGGATGTCGGACATGAGAG GGGAGCTGAGGGAAGAGCAGAAGgtggagctggagcacagccagAGGCAGCTGAAACACCGGGAGCGGGAAGTGAGCCAGCTCAGGGAGAAGCTATCCGAGATGTCCAGCCTTGTGGAGGAGAAGGATCGGgccctgaaagcagcagctgaagagtTGAG CCAAGCCCAAAGACCCTGCCCTCTGAGGGATGCTTCCCAGCAAACACTGGAGACCCCAGAGGATGCTCCCAGGACACCAGTGCAG cttgccgagctgtgggtgctggctgtgcag GAGCCACCATCAGACTTGGCTGAGCTTGGTGTAAAATGCCGAGGGCTCAGGCATGAGGAAACCATCCAACGCCAAAAGGAAGGGTTGGCCGAGCTCAGGGAGAGAGTGAAGATGTTGGAGAAGAGACAGTGCTCAG GTGCTGTGAAGAGCAATTCCGAGCCCCTGGTAGTCTGGAGGAAAGACTTCCCAGAGAAAATGGTCCAACAAAGAGGTCTTGAGCTGGAACCTGCACCTGTGTCAGGAGAAAAACTCAAGGCTGGCAAA GTTCCTGCTGGGGGCTCGTTCAGCATCACCAACAGCACAGTGAGCTTGGACAAGGCTGAGGCAGCAGGCTTGGGTGAGCAGATG TACCTTGATGTAATCGGTGCTCTGGGAAGCCTGATGGAGATGAAGGAGCTGTCAGGAATGCAGCCTCTGAAGCACCTTCCTCAGGAGAAGAGGGCAGAAGTAGGACTGCAGAGACAAGAGGCCCTGGAGCTGTTGTACAAAAAGATCAGGAACCTCCAGGTTCacttgaaaaggaaagaagaaacgCTGAAAGATTATGAGGGAAGTGTGGAGCAGCTCAG GGCCACAGAACAAAAGTCAAATGTCAAGAGGGGAAAGGTCCTCCCAGTTTTGTGCAGTGGTaccttctgcagcctcag gcagagccaaGATGCCCTGCAGAGGTGCCAGGAGGATCTGTCCAAGCTGCAGGATGAAGCCcacagggaggcagaggagaaggctctgCTGCAAGAGGCTCTGcggaggctgcagctccagctgggccAGGAGAGGAGGCTGCGGCAAGCGGGCAAACGGCACAAGGTGAGGaggcagcacccagctctgctctgtgtgcaaCAGGCAGCTCCACCTCTTGGGAACCATCCACAGAGTGGTCAGTCAGACCATCCcacacccagctcctgctccgtGTGCAACAGGCAGCTCCACCTCTTGGGAACCATCCACAGAGGGGTCAGTCAGACCATCCCAAGAGGCTGCTGGAGGTTCCAGGCCCCCAGTGCTCAGCCACAGCACCGTGGCAGCATCCCTTGA